One Nostoc punctiforme PCC 73102 DNA window includes the following coding sequences:
- a CDS encoding tetratricopeptide repeat protein gives MLRRLIVIVTAAILFSNSLTLAQTKKPKPPDEFPPSPLEITPPDPLLPRLPKDKQPLTLQEQQNLEPALDALNQEATAKLQAGDRVAAFEIWNRELRLRRFLGSLAEVQALSRVGAIAWKQNDGEEVQYIVQRLQAIQKQAQSQKTTAQVDLQLWRSLAQAYQNVRSIKLAVEAYDQVLLVVRQQKDTAAVVEMLKTIGELHLTWFDYTKAAPVYEELLSLATSEGQRVNEVTYLQRLAYIYEQTQQPQQSLNILNKLVVIYTTENNLTEIPELKLAIAANYESLAKKDPNLLLEAFQNYQEAYTTAWQLREYVRAGDALQKLIALYSSQGQIDEALQASQILVQIQTQSANFYGIMQAYDQIGQLYLEQKDFPQALTAFKKGLEIAQQLKHEEAYFTKQIEKISSNR, from the coding sequence ATGCTCAGGCGCTTAATTGTGATTGTTACTGCCGCTATACTCTTTAGCAACTCCTTAACGCTGGCACAGACTAAAAAGCCCAAACCACCGGATGAATTTCCTCCTAGTCCTCTAGAAATCACCCCACCCGACCCACTGCTACCACGTTTGCCGAAGGATAAACAGCCGTTAACTCTCCAAGAACAGCAAAATTTAGAACCAGCACTAGATGCTTTAAACCAAGAAGCAACAGCGAAACTGCAAGCAGGGGATCGGGTGGCGGCGTTTGAAATTTGGAACCGGGAACTTCGCTTGCGGCGCTTTTTAGGTTCATTAGCAGAGGTGCAAGCACTATCACGAGTCGGGGCGATCGCTTGGAAGCAAAATGATGGGGAAGAAGTACAATATATTGTGCAGCGATTGCAAGCAATTCAAAAGCAGGCGCAATCTCAGAAAACAACTGCCCAAGTCGATCTGCAATTATGGCGATCGCTAGCCCAAGCTTACCAAAATGTGCGATCGATTAAACTAGCTGTAGAAGCTTACGACCAAGTTTTGCTAGTGGTGCGGCAGCAAAAAGATACGGCAGCAGTAGTAGAAATGCTTAAGACAATTGGGGAATTGCATTTAACTTGGTTTGATTATACCAAAGCCGCCCCAGTCTACGAAGAATTATTGAGTTTAGCTACTTCTGAAGGCCAACGTGTAAATGAGGTAACATATCTGCAACGGCTGGCTTACATTTATGAGCAGACACAACAACCGCAGCAGTCATTGAATATACTTAATAAGTTAGTAGTAATTTACACTACTGAAAATAATCTTACAGAAATCCCAGAATTAAAGCTAGCGATCGCTGCAAATTACGAATCTCTAGCCAAGAAAGATCCTAACTTACTGCTAGAAGCTTTTCAAAATTATCAAGAAGCTTATACCACTGCTTGGCAATTACGCGAGTATGTTCGTGCTGGCGACGCTTTGCAGAAGTTAATTGCACTGTACAGTTCTCAAGGACAAATAGACGAGGCTTTGCAGGCTAGCCAAATCCTTGTACAGATACAGACGCAATCTGCCAACTTTTACGGGATAATGCAAGCTTATGACCAAATTGGGCAATTGTATCTAGAACAGAAAGATTTTCCTCAAGCATTAACAGCTTTTAAAAAAGGGTTGGAAATAGCACAACAACTAAAACATGAAGAAGCATACTTTACTAAGCAAATTGAAAAAATATCATCTAATCGATAA
- a CDS encoding class I SAM-dependent methyltransferase: MQLRPNQRLKLDDKDDKLFYAYPRFVTHVDEGFIQQLTDLYRDRLKPILRLRSVQDTRILDMMSSWVSHLPEEMQFDHVEGHGLNAEELARNPRLNHYFVQNLNENPQLPLPDEDFDAVLNCVSVQYVQYPEAIFSEIYRILKPGGVAIISFSNRMFFEKAIQAWREASEPQRVELVKAYFASVPGFTTAEVIAHKSTLPNLFQWLGAAGGDPFYAVLAYRS, encoded by the coding sequence ATGCAATTAAGACCGAATCAACGCCTGAAATTAGACGACAAGGACGATAAGCTATTCTATGCCTATCCCCGCTTCGTCACCCATGTGGATGAAGGATTTATTCAACAGCTAACGGATTTATACCGCGATCGCCTCAAACCCATACTTCGGCTACGCTCAGTACAAGACACCCGCATTCTTGATATGATGAGCAGTTGGGTGTCCCATCTACCAGAAGAGATGCAGTTTGACCATGTGGAAGGACACGGACTCAACGCTGAGGAATTAGCACGAAATCCCCGCTTAAATCATTATTTTGTGCAAAATCTTAACGAAAATCCGCAGCTACCTTTACCAGATGAAGATTTTGATGCTGTTCTCAATTGCGTATCTGTGCAGTATGTGCAATATCCAGAAGCAATATTTTCCGAAATTTACCGCATCTTGAAACCCGGTGGTGTCGCAATTATCAGCTTTTCTAACCGGATGTTTTTTGAAAAAGCAATTCAAGCTTGGCGCGAAGCTTCAGAACCACAGCGAGTAGAATTAGTCAAAGCTTACTTCGCCTCAGTTCCAGGATTTACAACCGCAGAAGTTATAGCTCATAAGTCAACATTACCGAATTTATTTCAGTGGTTGGGTGCAGCTGGAGGAGATCCATTTTATGCCGTTCTAGCTTACCGTAGTTAA
- a CDS encoding MFS transporter, protein MKKPLLPALRSKNYQLFFAGQGVSLVGTWMTQLATIWLVYNLTNSPLMLGVVGFSSQIPSFFLAPFGGVFVDRFSRYRTLIGTQVLAMIQSLTLAVLALTGVIQVWHIIALSLCQGFINALDAPARQAFVPELVERREDLANAIAINSTMINGARLIGPAIGGLLIARVGTGYCFLIDGLSYIAVLAALLAMKVKPWKNVVTDGNPLQKVKEGFVYAFSFPPIRSILLLSTLVSFMGLQNTILVPVIAEQVLKGGAESLGFLMAASGVGALTGGIYLATRQTILGIGKLIALAPAILGVALIAFSLSRYLPLSLFTMLFVGLGTILQIAASNTFLQTIVEDDKRGRLMSLYTMSFLGMIPVGNLLGGVLASRIGAPNTLIIDGIACILGSIIFSRQLPALRQIMRPIYEQKGIVMSKRA, encoded by the coding sequence ATGAAAAAACCATTACTACCTGCTTTAAGGTCAAAAAATTACCAACTGTTTTTTGCCGGACAAGGTGTTTCCCTAGTTGGGACATGGATGACGCAACTTGCGACGATTTGGCTAGTTTATAACTTGACAAATTCACCATTAATGCTAGGAGTTGTGGGATTTTCAAGTCAAATTCCGAGCTTTTTTCTAGCTCCCTTTGGTGGAGTATTTGTAGACCGCTTTTCTCGATATCGTACCTTAATTGGTACGCAAGTCTTGGCGATGATTCAATCCTTAACATTAGCAGTGTTGGCGCTGACTGGTGTAATTCAGGTATGGCACATCATCGCCTTGAGCTTGTGTCAAGGATTTATTAACGCCTTAGATGCGCCAGCCCGCCAAGCATTTGTACCAGAGTTAGTTGAACGCAGAGAAGATTTAGCCAATGCGATCGCCATTAACTCTACCATGATCAACGGTGCTAGATTAATTGGCCCTGCGATCGGAGGTTTACTAATTGCTAGAGTTGGAACTGGCTATTGTTTTTTAATAGACGGTTTAAGCTACATTGCTGTACTCGCCGCTTTATTGGCAATGAAAGTTAAGCCTTGGAAAAATGTGGTGACTGACGGCAATCCCTTACAAAAAGTCAAAGAGGGATTTGTATATGCCTTTAGCTTTCCGCCCATTCGCTCGATTTTGTTGCTATCAACTTTAGTCAGTTTCATGGGACTGCAAAACACAATTCTCGTACCAGTTATTGCAGAACAAGTACTCAAAGGTGGTGCAGAGAGTTTGGGGTTTTTGATGGCGGCATCTGGAGTTGGAGCTTTAACTGGTGGGATTTATCTAGCTACGCGCCAAACAATCTTAGGAATTGGTAAATTGATTGCTTTAGCTCCAGCAATTTTAGGAGTTGCTCTAATTGCCTTTTCTTTATCTCGATATTTACCACTTTCTTTATTTACAATGTTATTTGTTGGCTTAGGTACAATTCTCCAGATTGCTGCTAGCAACACATTTTTACAAACAATTGTTGAAGATGACAAACGTGGGCGATTGATGAGCTTATACACAATGTCATTTTTGGGGATGATTCCCGTGGGCAACTTGCTAGGAGGTGTATTAGCCAGTCGTATTGGCGCACCTAATACTTTAATAATTGATGGTATAGCTTGTATTTTAGGTTCTATAATTTTTAGCAGACAATTGCCTGCCTTAAGGCAGATTATGCGTCCAATTTATGAGCAGAAGGGCATTGTAATGAGTAAGAGAGCTTAG
- a CDS encoding HlyD family secretion protein produces the protein MKTNTFNGRNQNKTIVIEKELIPNSEALKAVTAEAPVVTPEIEKEVPPKRKKPTGLILAGIGVGAIVAGTFGYNYWQYASTHQETDNATVAGNIHQVSSRIPGTVSQVLVNDNQLVQPGQLLVKLDPRDYESKVQQAQAALENARGQAQAAQANIALTSQTTTGKTTQAQGDVSGAVAAISTAQAAVQEAQAGIPAAQAEVRLAEAGIPAAQAQVAQANANLENAQADYNRYNELYKNGAIARQQLDAAKAAFNVATAQRNAAVQGVEQAQAKLASARVGVAKAQSQLAQAQENVTNAQAKLAASKGGLQQATAGGQDTTVKRSQYEAAKAAIAQSEASLKDAQLQLSYANVTAPSAGRVGRKNVEVGNRVAVGTPLMAIVDNEYWVIANFKETQLEKMRPGEMAEIKLDAFPHHTFVGRVESLSPASGAQFALLPPDNATGNFTKVVQRIPVKVVFDQKSIQGYESRITPGMSAEVAVEVK, from the coding sequence ATGAAAACCAATACATTTAACGGACGCAACCAAAACAAAACCATAGTTATAGAAAAAGAATTGATTCCTAATTCAGAGGCTTTAAAAGCTGTAACCGCAGAAGCACCTGTTGTAACTCCTGAGATTGAGAAAGAAGTTCCACCGAAGCGGAAAAAACCGACTGGTTTGATTTTGGCAGGAATAGGTGTGGGTGCGATCGTCGCAGGTACTTTTGGTTATAACTATTGGCAATACGCCTCCACCCACCAGGAAACAGACAACGCCACTGTTGCGGGAAATATTCACCAAGTTAGTAGCCGAATTCCCGGAACTGTAAGTCAGGTGCTTGTGAATGATAACCAATTGGTGCAACCGGGACAGTTGTTAGTGAAATTAGATCCACGAGACTATGAAAGTAAGGTACAGCAAGCACAAGCAGCCTTAGAAAATGCGCGTGGACAGGCCCAAGCAGCCCAAGCAAATATTGCTTTAACTTCACAAACCACCACTGGTAAGACAACTCAAGCACAGGGAGATGTTAGCGGTGCGGTAGCAGCAATTTCCACAGCCCAAGCAGCAGTACAAGAAGCCCAAGCTGGGATACCAGCCGCGCAAGCTGAAGTCAGATTAGCCGAAGCAGGGATTCCCGCCGCCCAAGCCCAGGTAGCGCAAGCAAATGCGAATTTGGAAAATGCCCAAGCAGATTACAATCGCTACAACGAATTGTATAAAAACGGTGCGATCGCTCGTCAGCAGCTAGACGCAGCCAAGGCCGCTTTTAATGTGGCTACGGCACAAAGAAACGCTGCTGTTCAGGGAGTAGAACAAGCTCAAGCCAAGTTAGCTTCTGCGAGAGTTGGTGTTGCCAAAGCCCAGTCTCAGCTAGCACAGGCGCAAGAAAATGTCACCAACGCCCAAGCTAAATTGGCAGCATCCAAGGGAGGATTGCAACAAGCTACCGCAGGCGGACAAGATACAACAGTAAAACGTAGTCAATACGAAGCGGCAAAAGCTGCGATCGCGCAATCGGAAGCATCGCTCAAAGACGCGCAACTGCAACTATCCTACGCCAATGTTACCGCCCCTAGTGCCGGACGAGTCGGTAGAAAAAACGTGGAAGTTGGCAACCGAGTTGCAGTAGGAACACCATTAATGGCGATCGTGGATAACGAGTATTGGGTAATTGCGAACTTCAAGGAAACCCAATTAGAAAAGATGCGCCCAGGAGAGATGGCAGAAATCAAGCTAGATGCTTTCCCTCATCATACCTTTGTTGGTCGTGTTGAAAGTCTTTCGCCAGCTTCCGGCGCTCAGTTTGCCTTATTGCCACCAGATAACGCTACAGGTAACTTTACCAAAGTTGTCCAACGCATCCCAGTCAAAGTAGTTTTTGACCAAAAGAGCATTCAAGGATACGAATCGCGGATTACTCCGGGGATGTCTGCGGAAGTAGCTGTGGAAGTCAAGTAA
- a CDS encoding ArnT family glycosyltransferase — MFYKLHILRHIWRQTRLVGLLPYLSLLLWILPLLLFTSGHNSLMAHDEALYASRARLMFDSGNWITPWTTAHHKTPGPYWLIASFYKLFGMSDTSARLPSMIASIFSLWLVYEIGKIMLGKKLAWLAAAILSVEFLWLQYSRLSTPDIPMVLLVLLAILSLIKTESYPKYRYFWSFIAGLSLGLGFLVRSFMIFLPIIALFPYLIWEHRRHHHLTNPFLYLGFFVGLIPTCLWLYLSWLHYGNQSFEELLKFVMQLGSENNYRNDRLFYLWNILLKAFPWAFFGVLGLFLTLRRPIPRYQLILVGFPLILFCELSLFSTRLPHYSLCLYPFIALFASVGLTWLGSIYQAGITPPLPLEKDKINILSLFAKNNLPRNLSYGFGGLGFLLVIASIGIFSWGSFDFRKYATIGLAMGLGWLILPVVWISRYHFGKKFLTARYWIAGWLIPCWLALATIGSIGLLSDYNHVLKTFLQQSAIASTLQSHPTYYVEIDQKTEVLFEFYLPIHAQQVASISQIPALSYAWIYSDQSPKLSRPHRILGTVKEYQLIQFLP; from the coding sequence ATGTTTTATAAATTACATATCTTGCGGCATATTTGGCGACAAACGCGCCTAGTGGGATTATTACCATATTTGAGTTTGTTACTTTGGATACTTCCCTTATTATTATTTACTTCTGGGCACAATAGCCTGATGGCACATGATGAAGCGCTTTACGCTTCACGTGCGCGTCTGATGTTTGATTCTGGTAATTGGATAACTCCTTGGACAACGGCACATCATAAAACCCCTGGCCCTTATTGGTTAATTGCCAGTTTCTACAAGCTGTTTGGTATGAGTGATACTAGTGCGCGTCTTCCTAGTATGATTGCTAGTATTTTTAGCTTATGGCTTGTGTATGAAATCGGCAAAATTATGCTAGGCAAAAAATTAGCTTGGCTTGCTGCTGCAATTTTAAGTGTGGAATTTCTCTGGCTGCAATACTCTCGCTTAAGTACACCTGATATACCGATGGTTCTATTGGTACTTTTAGCTATTTTGTCTTTAATAAAAACAGAATCATATCCTAAATATCGCTATTTTTGGAGTTTTATCGCTGGTTTAAGTTTAGGTTTAGGCTTCTTAGTCAGAAGCTTTATGATTTTTTTGCCAATCATCGCTTTATTCCCTTATTTAATTTGGGAACATCGCCGTCATCATCATCTTACTAACCCATTTTTGTATTTAGGCTTTTTTGTAGGTTTAATCCCTACCTGTCTTTGGCTGTATTTAAGCTGGCTGCACTACGGAAATCAGAGTTTTGAAGAGTTGCTCAAGTTTGTTATGCAGCTAGGTTCTGAAAATAATTATAGAAACGATCGGCTGTTTTATTTATGGAATATTCTTTTAAAAGCGTTTCCTTGGGCTTTTTTCGGAGTTTTAGGTTTATTTTTGACTCTACGTCGTCCTATTCCTCGTTATCAGTTAATATTAGTTGGCTTTCCACTTATCTTATTTTGTGAGCTTAGTCTTTTTAGCACTCGTCTCCCTCATTATAGTCTTTGCCTTTATCCATTTATAGCTTTGTTCGCATCTGTGGGTTTAACCTGGTTAGGTAGTATTTACCAGGCAGGAATTACCCCCCCATTACCTCTTGAAAAAGATAAAATAAATATATTAAGCCTTTTTGCCAAAAACAATCTTCCTCGGAATCTCAGTTATGGCTTTGGTGGGTTAGGTTTTTTACTTGTTATAGCGAGTATTGGCATTTTTAGTTGGGGTAGTTTTGATTTTCGCAAGTATGCAACTATTGGCTTGGCTATGGGCTTGGGTTGGTTAATTTTACCTGTAGTGTGGATTAGTCGTTACCACTTTGGCAAGAAGTTTCTCACAGCGCGTTATTGGATTGCAGGTTGGCTAATTCCCTGTTGGCTAGCTTTGGCGACGATTGGTAGCATCGGTCTGTTAAGTGACTATAACCATGTTTTGAAAACTTTTTTACAACAAAGTGCGATCGCTTCAACTCTCCAATCTCATCCTACCTACTATGTGGAAATAGACCAGAAAACCGAAGTATTATTTGAGTTCTATCTTCCTATTCATGCCCAGCAAGTAGCCTCTATTTCGCAAATACCAGCTTTGAGCTATGCTTGGATCTATAGTGACCAATCCCCTAAATTATCTAGACCTCACCGTATTCTCGGCACTGTCAAAGAGTACCAGTTGATCCAATTTCTTCCCTAA
- a CDS encoding sensor histidine kinase — protein sequence MKWAIYKKNTGSFVIAVAIMTGIGVVSYLSLLQYKENAQWVTHTREVLEKTKEIMSQIKDAETGQRGYLLTGKKRYLEPYRIATGEIVQQLKALRQLTADNPNQQRRLDRLEPLITKKLVLIEQAINARSKDLESALQIVQTDRGQQIMEDIRMLTTAMENEENELLKQRSMEANASAHQTTVLTIFGSIIASVIVGLAATITNQELVKRKRMENSLQKARAELEIEVNKRTAELRNTNEELQTEINERKKAESEILRLNVQLEQRVAERTAQLEATNKEMEAFSYSVSHDLRAPLRSIDGFSQALLEDYADKLDTLGQNYLQRVRAATQRMAQLIDDLLNLSRLTRSEMRCEKVDLSALVEAIATELHKTQPERQVEFAIAPGLVTKGDAHLLRIVLENLLGNAWKFTGKHQKARIEFGLLQQDDTYVYFVRDDGTGFDMAYVEKLFGAFQRLHAMTEFEGTGIGLATVQRIVHRHGGRVWAESAVEQGATFYFTL from the coding sequence ATGAAATGGGCTATTTACAAAAAGAATACGGGCAGTTTTGTAATAGCAGTAGCAATTATGACTGGTATCGGCGTAGTTTCGTATCTGAGTTTGCTTCAGTATAAAGAAAATGCTCAATGGGTAACACATACACGCGAGGTACTTGAAAAGACAAAAGAAATAATGTCACAGATTAAGGATGCAGAAACTGGACAACGGGGCTATCTTCTCACGGGCAAAAAACGGTATCTCGAACCCTATCGCATAGCAACTGGCGAGATTGTTCAGCAACTTAAGGCTCTGCGCCAATTGACTGCGGATAACCCCAATCAGCAACGGCGGCTCGATCGCCTTGAACCCTTGATTACCAAAAAACTGGTTTTGATTGAACAGGCGATTAATGCAAGGAGCAAAGATTTAGAGTCCGCACTGCAAATAGTTCAGACAGATCGGGGTCAGCAGATTATGGAGGACATCCGAATGCTCACTACAGCTATGGAGAACGAAGAAAATGAGTTGTTGAAACAGAGGTCAATGGAGGCGAACGCCAGCGCTCATCAAACAACTGTACTGACTATTTTTGGCAGCATTATCGCTTCTGTCATCGTCGGTTTAGCAGCCACGATTACCAATCAGGAACTCGTCAAACGCAAGCGGATGGAAAATTCTCTGCAAAAAGCTCGCGCTGAATTAGAAATAGAGGTTAACAAACGGACTGCCGAACTGAGAAACACTAACGAAGAATTGCAAACTGAAATTAATGAGCGCAAAAAGGCAGAGTCGGAGATTCTGCGGCTGAATGTCCAGCTTGAGCAGCGAGTTGCAGAACGCACGGCACAACTCGAAGCCACTAATAAAGAGATGGAAGCATTTAGTTATTCTGTATCTCACGACCTGCGGGCCCCCTTGCGGAGTATCGATGGTTTTAGTCAAGCACTACTAGAAGATTACGCTGATAAGCTAGACACACTAGGCCAAAACTACCTCCAGCGAGTGCGTGCAGCCACCCAGCGAATGGCACAACTGATTGACGATTTATTGAATCTGTCACGATTGACGCGCAGTGAGATGCGTTGCGAAAAGGTTGATCTGAGCGCACTGGTGGAGGCGATCGCTACAGAGTTGCACAAAACCCAACCAGAACGCCAAGTAGAGTTTGCGATCGCGCCGGGATTGGTTACTAAAGGTGATGCTCATCTGTTACGGATAGTCCTAGAAAACCTGCTGGGTAATGCGTGGAAGTTTACAGGAAAACATCAAAAAGCCCGAATAGAATTTGGGCTTTTACAGCAAGATGACACCTATGTGTATTTTGTCCGTGATGATGGCACAGGCTTCGATATGGCCTATGTTGAGAAACTCTTCGGTGCTTTTCAGCGCCTGCACGCCATGACTGAGTTTGAAGGCACTGGCATCGGATTAGCTACTGTGCAAAGGATTGTTCACCGTCATGGTGGCCGTGTCTGGGCTGAAAGCGCAGTAGAACAAGGCGCAACATTTTACTTCACCCTTTAA
- a CDS encoding MarR family winged helix-turn-helix transcriptional regulator encodes MVSTSNHSPALESWQQNLAPYNLGYRIKLVSQLLSRKFTDKLEPFGLTPFHWLVLCCLWQEDGLPTSSIGDKLKQVGGTLTGVLDRMEERGLVRRERDTHDRRIWRIWLTDAGKELETILPPIAAAVRDEAMDGISFADRELFSQILNRAIANLS; translated from the coding sequence ATGGTTTCTACATCTAATCATTCCCCAGCTTTAGAGTCGTGGCAGCAAAATCTGGCACCATACAATTTGGGCTACAGAATCAAATTAGTCTCACAATTGCTCAGTCGCAAGTTTACAGATAAGCTAGAACCCTTTGGACTTACACCATTTCACTGGTTGGTGTTGTGCTGTTTGTGGCAAGAAGATGGTTTACCTACTTCTAGTATTGGAGACAAACTCAAACAAGTAGGAGGAACTTTAACAGGCGTACTAGATCGGATGGAAGAACGTGGTTTGGTGCGTCGAGAACGCGACACTCACGATCGCCGCATCTGGCGGATCTGGCTAACGGATGCAGGTAAAGAACTAGAAACTATCTTACCCCCAATCGCCGCCGCAGTCAGGGATGAAGCAATGGACGGTATTTCTTTTGCTGATCGAGAACTATTTTCCCAAATCTTGAATCGGGCGATCGCTAACCTCTCCTAA
- a CDS encoding Uma2 family endonuclease, producing the protein MVISQSEYYISPQEYLEGEKVSDIKHEYIDGQVYAMAGASDAHVTVVGNVFILLRNHLRGSGCRVYMADMKAQIDVINRYFYPDVMVTCDTRDRESEYFKSYPCLIIEVLSESTEGFDRGKKFASYRHLESLQEYVLISPDRMSVECFRRNDQGQWVLYPYEQEQEVHLASVDFRCAIAEIYEDVLS; encoded by the coding sequence ATGGTCATCAGCCAAAGTGAGTACTATATCTCTCCACAAGAATATCTAGAAGGCGAGAAAGTAAGTGACATCAAACACGAGTATATTGATGGGCAAGTCTACGCAATGGCAGGGGCAAGTGATGCTCATGTCACCGTAGTAGGAAATGTGTTTATACTGCTGCGAAACCATCTGCGGGGTAGTGGATGCCGTGTCTACATGGCAGATATGAAAGCACAGATTGATGTGATAAATCGCTATTTCTATCCTGATGTCATGGTGACTTGTGATACACGAGATAGAGAGTCTGAATATTTCAAATCCTATCCTTGTTTAATTATCGAAGTACTTTCTGAGTCAACAGAAGGCTTTGATAGGGGAAAGAAATTCGCTAGTTATCGACATTTAGAATCACTACAAGAGTATGTGCTAATTTCACCAGATCGAATGAGTGTCGAATGCTTCCGCCGCAATGACCAAGGACAGTGGGTACTTTATCCTTATGAACAAGAACAAGAAGTGCATTTAGCTAGCGTTGATTTTCGGTGTGCGATCGCCGAAATATATGAAGATGTATTAAGCTGA
- a CDS encoding DHA2 family efflux MFS transporter permease subunit codes for MANTCVIHQQAPPERVPLRTWIGVLASMLGAFMAVLDIQITNASLQDIQASLGATLEEGSWISTAYLVAEIVVIPLTGWLSRVFSLQRYLLVNTALFIFFSICCAWSWNLNSMILFRALQGFSGGVLIPTAMTVVLTTLPQSKQSVGLAAFGFSAVFAPSIGPTLGGWLTENFGWEYNFYINVIPGALMLAGVWYGIKQEKPQINLLKQGDWWGIIAMAIGLGSLQVVLEEGSRKDWFSSALIVRLSAIAVIFLAIFFFIELTRKQPFINLRLVFRRNFGLASIVNVSLGVGLYGSIYILPLYLAQIQKYNALQIGEVLIWAGIPQLFIIPLIPKLMQRIDVRLMVAVGVTLFSISAFMNSGMTNQTGLDQLRWSQFVRAMGQPLIMVPLTSIATAGLSPKEAGSASGLFNMMRNMGGSIGIASLATLLTNREQFHSNRLGDGISLYNPETQQRIDQMTQYFVSKGADLSTAQNQAIASISNIVRREAYVMAFNDCFYFIGIALLLSGLAVLFFKKVKPSGNAVAH; via the coding sequence ATGGCTAATACATGTGTAATTCATCAGCAAGCACCACCAGAACGTGTACCGCTAAGAACCTGGATTGGTGTATTAGCCAGTATGCTTGGGGCATTTATGGCGGTATTAGATATTCAAATAACTAATGCTTCACTGCAAGATATTCAAGCAAGTTTAGGAGCAACTTTAGAAGAAGGCTCTTGGATTTCTACCGCTTATTTAGTAGCAGAGATTGTGGTAATTCCTTTAACAGGATGGTTATCACGGGTGTTTTCTCTGCAACGTTATCTGTTAGTGAATACTGCACTATTTATTTTCTTTTCTATATGCTGTGCTTGGTCGTGGAATCTCAATTCCATGATTTTATTTCGCGCCTTACAAGGTTTTAGTGGAGGAGTCTTAATTCCTACCGCTATGACAGTTGTATTAACGACTTTACCCCAATCTAAGCAATCAGTTGGGCTGGCTGCTTTTGGCTTTAGTGCAGTGTTTGCACCATCAATTGGCCCAACATTAGGAGGTTGGTTAACAGAAAATTTTGGTTGGGAATACAACTTTTATATAAATGTAATTCCAGGCGCATTAATGCTAGCTGGAGTTTGGTACGGAATTAAACAAGAAAAACCCCAAATTAATTTACTGAAACAAGGTGATTGGTGGGGAATTATTGCAATGGCTATTGGGTTAGGCTCCCTACAAGTTGTTCTAGAAGAAGGTAGCCGCAAAGATTGGTTTAGTTCAGCGCTGATTGTACGCTTAAGTGCGATCGCAGTAATTTTTCTGGCGATATTTTTCTTTATAGAATTAACTCGTAAGCAACCATTTATTAATTTACGACTTGTGTTTAGGCGGAACTTTGGTTTAGCCAGTATTGTTAATGTGTCCCTGGGGGTGGGATTGTATGGTTCAATTTATATTCTACCGTTGTATCTTGCCCAAATTCAAAAATACAATGCGCTACAAATTGGTGAAGTATTAATTTGGGCTGGTATTCCTCAACTTTTTATTATTCCACTCATCCCTAAATTGATGCAACGCATTGATGTACGGTTAATGGTAGCTGTTGGCGTAACGTTGTTTTCCATCAGTGCATTTATGAACTCTGGAATGACTAATCAAACTGGATTAGATCAGTTACGCTGGTCGCAATTTGTGCGTGCAATGGGACAACCCCTAATTATGGTACCGCTAACTTCTATCGCTACTGCTGGATTGAGTCCAAAAGAAGCAGGTTCAGCAAGTGGTTTATTTAATATGATGCGGAATATGGGCGGTTCTATAGGAATTGCATCTTTAGCAACTTTATTAACTAACAGAGAGCAATTTCACTCAAATAGATTGGGTGATGGAATATCTTTATATAACCCAGAAACTCAACAGCGAATTGACCAAATGACACAGTATTTTGTCAGCAAAGGAGCAGATTTGAGTACCGCACAAAATCAAGCGATCGCATCCATATCTAATATAGTCCGCCGGGAAGCTTATGTAATGGCTTTTAACGATTGTTTCTACTTTATTGGCATTGCATTATTACTCAGTGGACTTGCCGTTTTATTCTTCAAAAAGGTGAAGCCAAGTGGTAATGCTGTCGCTCATTAG